In one Molothrus aeneus isolate 106 chromosome 8, BPBGC_Maene_1.0, whole genome shotgun sequence genomic region, the following are encoded:
- the PRLHR gene encoding prolactin-releasing peptide receptor has protein sequence MMNSDNLTSQSFLSAIHSNTSNLFSGLQFVQSFKPLIIPCYSLVVFIGVIGNYLLIYVICKTKKMHNVTNFLVGNLAFSDMLMCATCVPLTLAYAFEPRGWVYGRFMCYFVFLMQPVTVFVSVFTLTVIAVDRYCATVYPFRRRLTIPICAYILAAIWLLSCTLAAPALVHTYHAEFPELDFSICEEFWFHMKRDRLAYAYSTLIITYVLPLAVISLSYLRISVKLKNRVVPGNVTQGQAEWDRARRRKTFRLLVLVVAAFGVCWLPLHIFNMIKDIDISLIDKQYFNFIQLLCHWFAMMSACTNAFLYAWLHDSFRGELKKMFAWRKKKIGPATNCIMASVVL, from the coding sequence atgatgAATTCGGACAATTTAACCTCCCAAAGCTTCCTCTCTGCGATTCACAGCAACACCAGCAATTTATTCTCAGGGCTCCAGTTTGTTCAGTCCTTCAAGCCACTCATCATCCCCTGCTACTCGCTGGTGGTTTTTATTGGTGTCATCGGGAATTACCTTCTCATCTATGTCAtctgcaagacaaaaaaaatgcacaatGTCACCAACTTTCTGGTAGGCAATCTGGCTTTCTCAGACATGCTTATGTGTGCCACCTGTGTGCCCCTGACCCTGGCCTATGCCTTTGAGCCCCGGGGATGGGTTTACGGGCGTTTCATGTGCTACTTTGTTTTCCTGATGCAACCTGTCACggtgtttgtgtctgtgttcACCCTGACTGTCATAGCTGTGGACAGGTACTGTGCCACGGTGTACCCCTTCCGCAGGAGGCTCACCATCCCCATCTGTGCTTACATCCTGGCTGCTATttggctgctgagctgcacttTGGCTGCCCCAGCCTTGGTGCACACCTACCACGCAGAGTTCCCGGAGCTGGACTTCTCCATCTGCGAGGAGTTTTGGTTCCACATGAAAAGAGATCGCTTGGCTTACGCCTACAGCACCCTCATCATCACCTATGTATTGCCTCTGGCTGTCATCTCCCTGTCCTACCTGAGGATCTCAGTCAAGCTGAAGAACCGTGTAGTCCCAGGCAACGTCACCCAGGGCCAAGCTGagtgggacagagccaggaggaGAAAGACCTTTCGCTTGCTGGTCTTAGTGGTGGCAGCCTTTGGAGTCTGTTGGCTGCCCCTGCACATCTTCAACATGATAAAGGACATTGACATCAGCTTGATTGACAAGCAGTACTTCAACTTCATccagctgctgtgccactggTTTGCAATGATGTCTGCTTGTACCAATGCCTTCCTCTATGCCTGGCTCCATGACAGCTTCAGGGGagagctgaaaaaaatgtttgcctggaggaagaagaaaattggACCCGCTACAAACTGCATTATGGCCAGTGTGGTGCTGTAA